Proteins from a single region of Palaemon carinicauda isolate YSFRI2023 chromosome 1, ASM3689809v2, whole genome shotgun sequence:
- the LOC137636874 gene encoding protein FAM200C-like has translation MSGDILEQDVADIKASPVKIRIQVDESTDVFNCCQLLAVVRYVNEKRIGSICTDGAPAMLGYRSGFAALMRKEIPNLKVTHCFFHRHYLAAKTLSPDLKKTLDVCVKAVNLIRSRALNHRLFPSLCEEVGQEHTVLLYHTEVRWLSRGLVLSRVFELRGELHHFFHEWVQELAIHFNDPSFVQMLAYLVDVFSALNGFNLSLQGRGLNIVTAREKN, from the exons ATGAGTGGTGACATCCTGGAACAAGATGTAGCTGACATCAAGGCTAGTCCAGTCAAGATTAGAATACaagttgatgaatcaacagatGTATTCAACTGTTGTCAGCTGTTGGCGGTAGTTCGCTATGTGAACGAAAAAAG AATTGGTTCAATATGTACTGATGGTGCACCAGCCATGCTGGGCTATCGTTCTGGGTTTGCTGCACTGATGAGGAAAGAAATTCCTAATCTGAAAGTCACTCACTGCTTTTTTCATCGTCACTATCTTGCAGCAAAGACATTGTCTCCAGatctgaagaaaactctggatgttTGTGTTAAGGCTGTGAACTTGATTCGCAGCCGGGCTTTGAATCATCGATTGTTTCCGTCACTTTGTGAGGAAGTCGGCCAGGAACACACTGTGCTTTTGTATCATACTGAAGTGAGGTGGCTGTCACGTGGTCTTGTTCTATCTCGTGTGTTTGAACTGAGAGGTGAACTTCACCATTTTTTCCATGAATgggtacaagaactggccatacatttcaatgaccctagttttgttcagatgcttgcctacttggttgatgtgttttcagcactcaaTGGATTCAATCTCTCTCTGCAgggaaggggacttaacattgtgactgcaagAGAGAAAAACTAG